In Dysidea avara chromosome 6, odDysAvar1.4, whole genome shotgun sequence, the genomic stretch gcagtttttgtaagtgtacgacaagaaaaagaaaaagaagaaaaaaaaccaagaaactgagcaaatttttgaagtcgcatatctcgggaacgcgcgaagcgatttcgctcaaatttggaatgtggagtgctgcagttggggggcatgtccacagcaaaactcgtcttgtttcatcaaggaagcacagagctacggaggtgcgaaaattgcattttctttcttcctgtcaatatactcacgggtgttacgcgccggcttcttgggccgcacgacacactaccgtgtgtcttgatgcacctcaaataatcacgtgatactactgcaaacaaggacctagtactagctagtcaatttttttacaaagatcgagatactctaatagaacagtcagctaggatcgagatatcctaataaagcagtcagctactctattatagcagtcatctttaataaccacgataaatagtaatatcgtgatatatttctgcacgatatatcgtgaagcgaaactccaataccgcccagccctacaaaaaagtcaccttgtagatagttcagctttAAGAAGTCCTTCTaaagagagtccagctacattgAAAGTCAGTTCTGTAgcaagttcaactacaaacaagttatgtTATACCTTTCAGAGATATCTGCTACAAGCTAGTCTATCTAGGACATGTAATAATAttcatacagtattaatttttgtaaaaaaatgtatcATTAAAAATATCCAGAGAGTCAGTTCAGCTCTTGATGTCTTCTTCCTTTCTGCAGTAAAAAAAGTAactccaaagctggccacaggctggctttggagtacAGTattcaaatacaaaaagaatgaTATCTatatatacaaaaacagccaagctgtgaaaaaaggatgTGTCCCCAAAAAATCCAGGGTGAAgaaaaatgtgaaatcaaaggtggtggacAAGAAATgactatgatggtaggttaatggcaaaaaaatttaatgatgacaatTCAGATGGATTTAGTTCCGAATCcttggagaaggcaacacaaattcacctgaattgtcattattaaatttttgccattgacctaccataacagtcatttcttggctgccacctttgatttcacatctttttcatcctggcctttttggggcagcattcttttcacagcttggctgttttgtatagCTTAAATttacatgtattaaaatataaaTGAAAATATTGGATACTAAACAAGACTCAGTATGCCATGGACATGAAGCCACAAACAGCTGTTACATTTTCAGCCTCATTAAACAATCTTCCATAATAGCTGATTATGATGGTCACTGTCGTTAATTAGTAAACCTCACTCAGCAAATGTTGCATGGATACTCAATACAGAAACCAAAACAGTGTCAACACCACCTATGAGCTGTATGTAGTATAAAAGGAGGTAAGTCAATGTACACTGTTGACGGATAACAACGTGTGGTTCTGCTGACAGAGATATCACTGCTAACAGTTTGAAGAAAGCAAAAAAAGGTATGTACTATAATGTCACTAATGTGTAATTCGCATTATGGAAAATGTATGACAAatctgtgtgcgtgtgcgtacATATATTCAgtagttacagttacaaagtATAATGTTGGGTGAATGTTTTATTGCTGAAATGCTTGCTGTTTACTCACATTCATGATCATACCCACTACCTTTAGCAGACAAAACTACATGAACTATGAAAATTACAGTTTTATTTCTGACATCTTTTGCTGTCATCTACCTAATTGATGCTGTGGAAGTCACTGATGAAGATATCAATTCTCCACTGGTCTCTTTCCTACTTGCTAAACTACAACAATTGGAATCAAAGATCATGGTTAGACCAAACATCAGGACCACTAGACAGACTACACAAAAGCCTACTAAACCACCTGTTGTTGCTGATAACAAACAGTGTAACTGTCAACCTGGTGTAGTCACCTATGTTAGATGGGGTAATTCAACTTGTCCCTATGGAGCAGATACCGTCTACTCTGGAGTTGTAGCTGGCTCTGATTATCAACATGAAGGAGGTGCAGCTGATCCACTGTGTTTACCTCCTAATCCTCAATATTTGAAGTATCAATTAGGTTATCAAGGACATTCAAGATTGTATGGAGCTGAATATCAGATAGACAGAGGTAGCCCAATTAATCATGCCATTGATCGTAATATTCCTTGTGCACTCTGCCAGGCTTACGGTCGTACTAACAACATAATGATCCCTTCTCGTTATGAGTGTCCTCCAGGATGGAATACTGAGTACTACGGCTACCTTATGGCTGGAGGGTGGGGCCACAAAGCAGCTACTCAATATACCTGCATAGATAAGGACTTAGAGATGATACCAGGTAGTGGAAGTGATATTAATGGGAAGCTCTTCTACAATATTGAAGCATATTGTGGTCATTTCATTCCTTGTAGTGATAAAGAACTcacttgtgtagtgtgtaccaagTAGCTCACACCATTATAGGAACAGTAATTAGCATACAATTCATCAGGCAATAATTTCTGCATGTTTGTGGTATATGAACAAAGATGCATATTTGTACTGTGCAATACATATACGTATGTCTTGATACATAATATACAGTTTAAAATGTATACATAGATCCTGAGCACATTGCAATTGTATACTAGTGATTACTATAGgtttgcaaaattaattttatgcaatcTTGCTGGCTACAGAAAGTGTCAATGGAGTGTTTCTATGATCCATCACATCATGGGAACTGGGTTTTACAATTGCttgtgcaaaattaattttacagtcACACAATGTATGTTGTTTTCAAAGAATTATACATTATGTCATTATCCTCATACTGGTAAATGTTGCCCACTTGCTTTGATCCACTTCATCCTCTATACTTAACCATTTTGCATCAGGTGCTGGAATTATTGGTGCACTATCATTAAATCAGTCCACTTCTTATATGCTGGCTTCTCATCTGCTGAAGTAAATAAATGCTTTGCTGCTAATAGCTACAGTTCTCCTTATCATAAACTtccgaaatatttttaaaaaaaattttttcaaCTTTACAATAGCAAATCCTAACCACCTCATAAACTTTTATGTTGCTTTATATGAattattaaacaaaaatcaaGCCAATTAGCTTAGATTATCAcatattttaaattaatttcaTAAAATTTTGAAGCAAGAATTTCTGCATGCCTGCAGAGGTTGAGTAATATATGTACAAGCAAATACGCTATGCTAAAATTGCTCTGTAATGTTTTCTACATTGCAGTATGGATTCTGCTCCACACAAAAGAATTTTAGTCCCTATAAGTATATGGTAGTACATACGCTTTTTGGGTTTGTCACATAACTGttcacataaatcatttaaaagtAGCAATCAAAAAAATGCTCTGTATTTTCTTTACTTTACCATAGGTGAGCACATTAAATCTTGTAAATGTAGAATGTTACAATTTTCATTTGAACTGTTACATTTTTCATGAAAATCAGAGATTTTCAAGCTCAAATATCAATGTCTCCTTGCAAACACTTTGCAAATAGGTTCTCAAAATAAATATCTAATTTTGTGTCATAGTTTCAAATTGAATGGTAATATCATTTTCCATTGCTGAGTTATGATTTTTAAGAATCGTGACAAAATTTCGGAAGTTTATGGTAAGGAGAACTATAGCAATTCATGTCTGTCTATATAATATAAGCTCTGATCCTTGGTCctctgaaacaagttgatgttgtgctagctacttctaaaaaccaggcgccatgcagctagctagctaactcatctggaattaactatagacagtatatgctattatgaattaaccaactatgtagtACTAcgttacaatagggtagttttgggttgtgcaataatagtattagctaattctcgtattttgtagttcatgaaatattcgtaattcgttcaattacattgctatgcactgctaaggaagcgtttgttaaacaaaccgcttttaccaacatattacgtacagaactatcttctaaactgttttatagtgtgactaacatgtttttcccacaaattctctcgacaaagcctcaaagctgctcttcattttcgttcgcgtatgtAAGGgatagagtaaagtatcaattatcggacaatatgatgttcggacagctgccacccacttcctggaaatcctgcagcttaggttattgtgccaaaaggtaggctacaataagcaataattatcctccaacaatcaactttgtgtgattaaaagcttaagagttacagccaatagtatgcttagtccgataaaatctatgttcggataaaactatcagttgtcggactttgatttttactaccagtaaacaatgtccaatttatttcaaatttgtatgcaatatacctgtactcattagctattaatggccaaaaaatggtttcgttatctttagcatagagggagtacgagtctcccaatttttagcggtattgtcggacgccctccgctttaatttagccatgcccaccaacagagtttgtatgcttttgcaacaaatgcaccagtgctaaaccacagaagaaggtaaataaatatctctcaggagtagaggtgtgctttaaagtttatattcaggatatttccattggaacgcagtattttttgactcctaaatgaaggagatgcgcgcaaggtggaaaaatgaagttatgcaaaaccaccttccgaccacctacatatgctagtctttgtgtcctatcacaaatactgtcacggaaattgaaaggcttttctttctctaccttatatgggtgaaacaaaaaggacgaaaatgttgctttgtgcatccatagaaggtagaaaatggaacatcttttcatttctaggtggtattcgcgattgaggcaccaagactaacaaatgtggtaagtcagaaagttgtgcctcgtaatttcatttttccacctagtgtgcatctccttcatttatgagccaaaaatactgcgttccaatagaaatatcctgaatatcaactttaaaacacacctctactcttgaaagatatttatttaccttcttctgtggtttagcactggtgcatttgttgcaaaaagcatgaactctgttggtgggcatggctaaattaaagcggagggcgtccgacaataccgctaaaaattgggaggctcgtactccctctatgctaaagataacgaaaccattttttggtcattaatagctaatgagtacaggtatattgcatacaaatttgaaataaattggacattgtttactggtagtaaaaatcaaagtccgacatcTGATAGTTTTATCTGAGCATAGATTTTAttggactaagcatactattggctgtaactcttaaacttttaatcatgcaaagctgattattggaggataattattgcttattgtagcctaccttttgatacaataaccaaagctgcaggatttccaggaagtgaatggcagctgtccgaacatcatattgtccgataattgatactttactctacgccccctttcaactcgaagcgataggctattcctggtagtgtacgaggcctgcaccgttgttgttcagttgctaaatgcctgaaaacctcaaggggaaggtagtctgaggaaagtcaccacacccgtatttcagtccgccgaaaagaaaccacctcagagcaaagttcacatgtgcagaagtttaatacagacttcatttcactgttacttcttacgtaaaattAAAGCTGcctttaccgttattaaacgattttgctcacgtgggtgcgtacggacaaacatagataggtataTAGATACAAAAAAATCTTTTGAACACCAaaccatacaatacaatacatatcACAGGGACTTTTCTATATAATAAGGAAACTTAATTGGAGAGTATCAATTAAGAAAATGATTATGCAACCGTTAATGGTCTGAAAAGTTTCTATAGTCCAGTAGGTTTTTATTGTGACAATTCTATGCTTTGATCAGAAGACTGCAAAGAATGTAGATTATTTAGTAGAGTCTTCATTTAACCTGTATGGCTGCATGATCAGTGtctactgactgttttattatagtaatatacagcaaacaatgGGAACACTGCAACACAGACTACACAAATTAGCAAGTACTGTAACAAACACAGCACCAATTAAataattactattattattatggtgGGCCAGGAAATACTCAAAGCATAAAATATTATCATAGTTGTGTTGCTCAATTTCCATCACTTTTGGCTTTATTCAGCTGCATATATACATGGACAGCTGGCAACAACAttacaaccatgtatataaAAGGCACTGCTAATTATAAAGAAGTTTCACTGCAAGTAATTGGGCTTCTAAAATCAATACAACATTTAATTTAAGAAGAAAATTTCTTTGACTTAAAATCACCATCAACAACACCAATAGTGTCAAGTATTAGATGAATGGTGGTAGTTCTTGTGGAATTCTTTcaagtatatacatacaaaacagCACAGCATACTATAATCTATAATATCCATACACAATGTACTGTAACAGTGGAGAGTCAAATTACgattattataattactataatatgtaaatgtcaaaataactattctattagagtattttgttctcaagtgtatgctttattaaagtacacagaaaaacaTGTATACAGTAATGGTGCATGTGAGTTAGCTACCTGGTACACACATAACAAgttagcataattattatattacatGTACAGTTCTAGAAAATTTGCTGACTGGTTTACAACCACTTTTCTAGATTATAGGAAAAAAGACCTATagaaataatagttatacgggcacaatgtggagtctatgaaatttataaacccgaaggcccgggctgtagcgcacgagcgaagcaaggtcgctactaagggcctgaggtaGGCACCAGCcgattatgccggaataatttattattattattattgattgttgtgcagacctcaaaagagtatggtgcgcaaaaaagggtacaattgctactgtcaattacaaaggaaaaacaaacttatataattatacaatatttactatacacaagaccatatatacacattgataaattattaaacagttactagtccagctaggctgtgcttgaattggtcaatctctgttaaatcaatcacgtgttggggtaaggaattccaaatattgattgcagaggggaaaaaagaaaatttataacagtcaattctagtcattggggttaaaaatctcttatcatggcctctggtgtgaTGTAGGTTAGGATTAGAAAAAAGGAAATCATCAGCATTAATATCGATTTGGtgggatataattttaaataacattgtagccttcTGTTCATTCCTGCATCTGGCTAAGGTAGGCCAATTAAGGTTAGATAACATTTCAGTGACGCTGGAATATCTagaatttaaagcataataggtgaccaaaaccatcaagcataatgccagcatcgatggcggatccaggatggggcatttggggcaaattccctcccccccctccccttcaagaaattgcatacaagatcgagatactctaatagagcagtcaattactctaataaagcagtcacaatgttcacgaggcagtgcagcttacttatgaagctataaatttgtctttgctgatgatacaaagtgCTTTATGAAAATAAAGTCTGAGTTGGACATCCATAGATTTCAAGaagatttgtcatcagtttctcATTGGAGTAATAACAATAACCTTGCCTTCAGTGTTCCAAAATTTATATTTTTACGTtatcacaacatatttaattcaTTTTATACCATCAATGGAAATACCATTCCTTGCTCTGATAGCTGTAAAGATCTTGGTATCTATTTCTCTGATAGTTTATCATGGAGATTACACTATCGAGACATTACTTCTAAAGCTTATAAATCTTTTGGATTACTTCGCCGCATATTTAAGGAAAGTTACTGTTTGGAGACTAGGAAGAATCTGTATGTCTCAATGATTAGATCTACTTTAATGTATTGTTCTTGCTTGTGGAAGCCATATTTACTATCTGATATTGAACTGTTAGAAAGAGTACAAAGGAGGGCAACCAAATATATTTTTAATGACTACACCAGTAACTACAAAGAAAGGCTTTTGAGACTGAAACTTCTTCCACTGATGTATATTTACGATTTAGCTGACATCATGTTTTTTATAAAATCAGTAAAATTTCCATCTGAAAAGttcaacatatgtgaccggatttgtgaaaaggtacctttttcacacacaaaagttgacccattttgtgcactttaaagcttcataactttttcatcatggcatataattgcttgaacttttcaatacatgtagctacagtatctgactacattttgatactaatagcaagttaatcagtataaggagtcaagtgttaca encodes the following:
- the LOC136259077 gene encoding short-chain collagen C4-like; its protein translation is MKITVLFLTSFAVIYLIDAVEVTDEDINSPLVSFLLAKLQQLESKIMVRPNIRTTRQTTQKPTKPPVVADNKQCNCQPGVVTYVRWGNSTCPYGADTVYSGVVAGSDYQHEGGAADPLCLPPNPQYLKYQLGYQGHSRLYGAEYQIDRGSPINHAIDRNIPCALCQAYGRTNNIMIPSRYECPPGWNTEYYGYLMAGGWGHKAATQYTCIDKDLEMIPGSGSDINGKLFYNIEAYCGHFIPCSDKELTCVVCTK